From the Deinococcus reticulitermitis genome, one window contains:
- a CDS encoding carbohydrate ABC transporter permease produces MTTSLPSDRSLPSAGAVDERWLARRRWARVLWLYLFMLVMSFFFLGPFLMGTLSSVKDNPNEYPPSLRIAQFMPQYIGAARRLGVQGAGDAWNGGFLPGREVTFDVTVRSPAGAPQGPPSATLFPYQPSSLVAIARQAQARDYAEVRTEQVGQSGADRQYRVTVTYPALTAQRGEVVRGQLTPPDANLSLQARLEDGRTVPVTLDTSRAQEKQFDLGENQVVELVAAGGRYYLRGPVFQRTPLQVDVQRGQSIVSSTLPPSDRQNFGRSFAFRNVTPGVLGFTFNNYRRAFDETSDPRTGRSLFFNWMLNSFLYATLRVVAAVLFCSLAGYALARLNFPGKNLIFLAAVLFAQMVPSQVNLVSNYVLLKDLGLLNIWGLWFNGLVAAGGVFLMKQFFEGMPKELEESAAIDGAGPVTTFFRVMLPQAGPALIALAITQFQGAWNDFFWPLVILRNNVNFTLTVGLSNFRELYGGQGDYGLLLAGAVLSAIPVIIIFVIFQRYFVDTGADSAVKG; encoded by the coding sequence ATGACCACTTCGCTGCCCTCAGACCGTTCTCTGCCCTCGGCCGGCGCCGTCGACGAGCGCTGGCTGGCCCGGCGCCGCTGGGCGCGCGTCCTGTGGCTGTACCTCTTTATGCTCGTGATGAGCTTTTTCTTCCTGGGCCCCTTCCTGATGGGCACCCTGAGCAGCGTCAAGGACAATCCCAACGAGTACCCGCCGAGCCTGCGCATCGCGCAGTTCATGCCGCAGTACATCGGGGCCGCGCGGCGCCTTGGGGTGCAGGGCGCGGGCGACGCCTGGAACGGCGGCTTCCTGCCGGGGCGCGAGGTCACCTTTGACGTGACGGTGCGCTCGCCCGCCGGCGCGCCGCAAGGCCCGCCGAGTGCCACGCTCTTTCCCTACCAGCCGAGTAGCCTGGTCGCCATCGCGCGTCAGGCCCAGGCGCGCGACTACGCCGAGGTGCGGACCGAGCAGGTGGGGCAAAGCGGCGCCGACCGTCAGTACCGCGTGACGGTGACCTATCCCGCCCTGACCGCGCAGCGCGGCGAGGTCGTTCGCGGCCAGCTGACGCCGCCGGACGCGAACTTGAGCCTCCAGGCCCGGCTCGAGGACGGCCGCACCGTTCCAGTCACGCTCGACACGTCCCGGGCCCAGGAAAAGCAGTTTGACCTCGGCGAGAACCAGGTCGTCGAACTCGTCGCGGCGGGCGGGCGGTACTACCTGCGCGGCCCAGTCTTCCAGCGCACGCCGCTGCAAGTCGATGTTCAGCGCGGTCAGAGCATCGTGAGCAGCACCCTGCCACCCAGCGACCGCCAGAACTTCGGTCGCTCGTTCGCCTTCCGCAACGTTACGCCCGGGGTGCTCGGGTTTACCTTCAACAACTACCGCCGCGCCTTCGACGAGACCTCGGATCCGCGCACGGGGCGCAGCCTGTTTTTCAACTGGATGCTCAACTCTTTCCTGTACGCCACGCTGCGGGTGGTGGCCGCCGTGCTGTTTTGCTCGCTCGCGGGCTACGCGTTGGCGCGGCTGAACTTTCCCGGAAAGAACCTGATCTTTCTTGCGGCGGTGCTGTTCGCGCAGATGGTGCCCAGTCAGGTCAACCTGGTCAGCAACTACGTGCTGCTCAAGGACCTGGGGCTGCTCAATATCTGGGGGCTGTGGTTTAACGGCCTGGTGGCGGCGGGCGGCGTCTTCCTGATGAAGCAGTTTTTCGAGGGCATGCCCAAAGAGCTTGAAGAATCGGCCGCGATCGACGGCGCCGGGCCGGTCACCACCTTCTTCCGGGTGATGCTGCCGCAGGCGGGGCCCGCCCTGATCGCGCTCGCCATCACGCAGTTTCAGGGTGCCTGGAACGACTTCTTCTGGCCGCTGGTGATTTTGCGCAACAACGTGAACTTCACGCTGACGGTGGGGCTCTCGAACTTCCGCGAACTCTACGGCGGCCAGGGCGACTACGGCCTGTTGCTTGCCGGCGCGGTGCTGAGCGCGATTCCGGTCATCATTATCTTCGTGATCTTCCAGCGTTATTTCGTCGATACCGGAGCCGACAGTGCCGTCAAGGGCTGA